In Chthonomonadales bacterium, a single genomic region encodes these proteins:
- a CDS encoding HEAT repeat domain-containing protein, which translates to MNRKYINYAIFIAIVGLVVGLAINHSRHMAYVVSSMAGPDRVARIAAAKELVRGEQFMDSITGEETPTRVRIVQALVDWAASGEANGPDPSDPKKTFGPKSAVTQMVAYLKDTDKPVRDALLVGLIQVGTLTPENLQELVNGIKDGDGNARKVCITVLQALGQKDPATGLALLKATLPDYDQAALESAMARRKPEVAEQIIPKVVALMKADAAARGTGGDVLAAFEDQRERSVAELAPLLKDADVGVRSGAVNALGKVGSKTPVPQLVQMMHKDTAQVRRVAIGAIALIADRSGEAALTEALNRPDDNNEARAQAATGLGRIATPTAIATLVKALQDDDLKVQTAAVNALARAGQPAVRPLLVALRAPDPRLRVRAAQALEGIASPASNAALSAALNDPVREVRVAAAHAMGFEGNAGAVPALVARLANPDGSLAAAASEALATIGAPARPALAKALSGEATRAYFAAQALGRQGAAAVSTARQAASAEPAAGRWAAIALTSIGGPEATTALQDLARSGTGETRAAAELGLKKLGVDHVAASGS; encoded by the coding sequence ATGAACAGGAAGTACATCAACTACGCCATCTTCATCGCCATCGTCGGGCTGGTTGTCGGCCTCGCCATCAACCACAGCCGCCACATGGCCTATGTGGTCTCCTCGATGGCCGGCCCCGACCGCGTAGCGCGCATCGCGGCCGCCAAGGAGCTCGTGCGTGGCGAGCAGTTCATGGACTCGATCACGGGGGAGGAGACGCCCACGCGCGTCCGCATCGTTCAGGCGCTGGTCGACTGGGCGGCCTCGGGCGAGGCGAACGGGCCGGATCCGTCGGATCCGAAGAAGACCTTCGGGCCCAAGAGCGCCGTCACGCAGATGGTGGCCTACCTCAAGGACACCGACAAGCCCGTGCGCGACGCCCTCCTCGTCGGGCTGATCCAGGTCGGCACCCTGACGCCCGAGAACCTGCAGGAACTGGTCAATGGCATTAAGGACGGCGACGGGAACGCGCGCAAGGTGTGTATCACGGTTCTGCAGGCGCTCGGTCAGAAGGACCCCGCGACCGGCCTCGCGCTCCTGAAGGCGACGCTGCCCGACTACGACCAGGCGGCGCTGGAGAGCGCCATGGCGCGGCGCAAGCCTGAGGTGGCTGAGCAGATCATCCCCAAGGTGGTCGCCCTGATGAAGGCCGACGCGGCGGCGCGCGGCACCGGCGGCGACGTGCTGGCTGCCTTCGAGGACCAGCGCGAGCGAAGCGTCGCGGAGTTGGCGCCCCTCCTGAAGGACGCCGATGTGGGCGTGCGCTCGGGCGCCGTGAACGCTCTGGGCAAGGTCGGCAGCAAGACGCCGGTCCCGCAACTCGTTCAGATGATGCACAAGGACACCGCCCAGGTGCGCCGGGTGGCCATTGGCGCCATCGCCCTGATCGCCGACCGCTCCGGCGAGGCGGCACTCACCGAGGCGCTCAACCGCCCGGATGACAACAATGAGGCGCGCGCTCAGGCGGCGACCGGGCTGGGCCGGATTGCGACGCCGACGGCGATCGCCACCCTCGTGAAGGCGCTCCAGGACGACGACCTGAAGGTGCAGACGGCGGCGGTCAACGCGCTCGCGCGCGCGGGGCAGCCGGCGGTGCGGCCGCTGCTCGTGGCGCTGCGCGCGCCGGATCCGCGGCTGCGGGTGCGGGCGGCGCAGGCGCTCGAGGGCATCGCCAGCCCGGCGTCGAACGCCGCCCTCTCGGCCGCGCTCAACGACCCGGTCCGTGAGGTGCGCGTCGCAGCGGCGCACGCGATGGGCTTCGAGGGGAACGCGGGCGCGGTGCCGGCGCTCGTGGCGCGGCTCGCCAACCCGGACGGCTCGCTCGCCGCCGCCGCCTCGGAGGCGCTTGCCACGATCGGCGCGCCGGCGCGTCCCGCGCTGGCGAAGGCGCTGTCCGGCGAGGCGACACGCGCCTACTTCGCCGCCCAGGCGCTCGGCCGCCAGGGCGCCGCGGCGGTCTCGACGGCGCGCCAGGCGGCCTCGGCGGAGCCTGCCGCCGGCCGGTGGGCGGCCATCGCGCTCACGTCCATTGGCGGCCCCGAGGCGACAACGGCGCTGCAGGACCTTGCACGGAGTGGGACAGGGGAGACGCGCGCGGCGGCCGAGCTCGGACTGAAGAAGCTGGGGGTCGATCACGTGGCGGCATCAGGCAGTTAG
- a CDS encoding serine/threonine protein kinase yields MALGRLGKYDRVDVLGHGASGIVYLAWDTLLKKQVALKEIDIQAPDVERFLEEARVMDRLRHPNIVRVNGVDRIEGHVVIDMEYVKGDNLQEMLRAEGRLPFTRAMEITAQVLGALDYAHTMRTVHRDVKPANILVTRSGQARLLDFGLAEILATNAYAGGAGTYAYMAPEDFAEERQSDHRSDIWAVGVMLYEMLTGRRPFACPNARDPFAWRRVLLEERPEALALEGAPADVRDRLQSVLDCALAREKSDRYASAGSFRDDLLAILAGCAPATPAARVVEAPALQGVAVVGALQPARSSAGAAGTRADTPESAPDARRGRRLALPGRARAPLPATVDVAPAAIDFGSVRKGDDRQARVVVRLRGGVTGGGRVVSVPAWVEVNPRALVRRRESLTVTLRSGAAWQTGCFRDAVELETEAGPVRIPVAATVLPARPRFAQVAPWLVPLIVLSLLPALTVVVFGTPASARHMVAPAATTSGLLAAMLLLVTSAADLGVGERLAPGTLMVVMAMVLGVVVGADGGEAGGRNLSAALRTGLPIGALLAAQVLSRARWKAWAAVLAALSVAASAAFAGVMRGAF; encoded by the coding sequence ATGGCACTGGGTAGGCTGGGCAAGTACGATCGCGTCGACGTGCTTGGCCACGGCGCGTCGGGCATCGTCTATCTCGCCTGGGACACGCTGCTCAAGAAGCAGGTCGCTCTGAAGGAGATCGACATTCAGGCCCCCGACGTCGAGCGCTTCCTGGAGGAGGCGCGCGTGATGGACCGCCTGCGCCACCCGAACATCGTGCGCGTGAACGGGGTCGACCGCATCGAGGGCCACGTCGTCATCGACATGGAGTACGTTAAGGGCGACAACCTCCAGGAGATGCTGCGCGCCGAGGGCCGCCTGCCGTTCACGCGGGCCATGGAGATTACGGCGCAGGTGCTCGGCGCGCTCGACTACGCCCACACGATGCGCACGGTGCACCGCGACGTGAAGCCGGCGAACATCCTTGTCACCCGGAGCGGCCAGGCGCGGCTGCTGGACTTCGGGCTGGCGGAGATCCTGGCCACGAACGCCTACGCTGGCGGTGCCGGGACCTACGCCTACATGGCGCCCGAGGACTTCGCCGAGGAGCGGCAATCGGACCATCGCAGCGACATATGGGCCGTCGGCGTGATGCTCTATGAGATGCTGACCGGCCGGCGTCCGTTCGCCTGCCCGAACGCTCGCGATCCGTTCGCCTGGCGCCGCGTGCTGCTCGAGGAGCGGCCCGAGGCGCTCGCGCTGGAGGGAGCGCCGGCCGACGTGCGGGATCGCCTTCAGAGCGTGCTGGACTGCGCTCTCGCCCGCGAGAAGAGCGATCGCTACGCGAGCGCGGGCTCCTTCCGCGACGACCTGCTCGCCATACTCGCCGGTTGCGCCCCGGCCACGCCCGCGGCGCGCGTGGTCGAGGCCCCTGCGCTCCAGGGCGTGGCCGTCGTTGGGGCGTTGCAGCCGGCGCGCTCGTCGGCCGGGGCTGCCGGCACGCGCGCCGACACGCCGGAATCGGCGCCGGACGCCCGCCGTGGCAGGCGCCTTGCGCTTCCTGGCCGCGCGCGCGCGCCGCTGCCGGCGACGGTCGATGTGGCGCCGGCCGCCATCGACTTCGGCAGCGTCCGCAAGGGCGACGACCGGCAGGCGCGCGTGGTGGTTCGGCTGCGAGGTGGCGTCACCGGCGGGGGCCGGGTGGTCAGCGTGCCGGCGTGGGTGGAGGTCAACCCACGCGCCCTGGTGCGTCGGCGGGAGAGCCTGACGGTCACCTTGCGCTCCGGCGCGGCCTGGCAGACGGGGTGCTTTCGCGACGCGGTGGAGCTGGAGACGGAGGCCGGGCCGGTCCGGATCCCCGTGGCCGCCACGGTGCTGCCGGCACGGCCACGGTTCGCGCAGGTCGCCCCGTGGCTCGTCCCGCTCATCGTGCTGTCGCTTCTGCCGGCGCTCACGGTCGTCGTGTTCGGCACGCCGGCCTCGGCCCGGCACATGGTGGCGCCGGCGGCCACCACGTCCGGGCTCCTCGCGGCGATGCTGCTGCTCGTCACGTCGGCCGCCGACCTGGGGGTGGGCGAGCGGTTGGCGCCCGGGACCCTGATGGTGGTGATGGCGATGGTCCTGGGGGTCGTGGTGGGCGCCGACGGCGGGGAGGCCGGCGGCCGCAACCTGTCGGCGGCCCTACGGACGGGGCTGCCCATCGGCGCGCTGCTCGCCGCGCAGGTGCTCTCGCGCGCTCGATGGAAGGCATGGGCCGCCGTGTTGGCCGCCCTGAGCGTCGCGGCGTCGGCGGCCTTCGCTGGCGTCATGCGGGGGGCGTTCTGA
- a CDS encoding DUF3662 domain-containing protein, whose amino-acid sequence MDLFEKINRAFGGWYEGLFGGADDVRPRDILRRILAALEEHRKEGFDNKTYVPNQYILEIAVNDEEEKEYLLSFLDRDELEAAIRRYCQQNNYHIRGTLDFTVKEVESAPGAPRREKVRVRCRYTPRGAAPAPSPPPSSPPREEPEELRTVYEAARPDERDAGTVPAVAAARLVVQPAGKPSFEVAVNAAVTLVGRSARAGNDVVLVEDGMVSRRHARIEMDADGEFTVYDLDTTNGTWVNGRRVTNRTLRDGDEIAVGGTRILFHRLVDADANRPSRARQAVERGAAPRLVLTDGVEDVDDYLLGSETVIGRAITNDIVLSDRTVATRHARVVRGRPSTLEALDAEHETCLNGEQVVPGPPVPLRAGDRLTLGSLALRYEEPAG is encoded by the coding sequence GTGGACCTTTTCGAGAAGATCAACCGGGCGTTCGGCGGATGGTACGAGGGCCTCTTCGGAGGCGCCGACGACGTGCGGCCGCGCGACATCCTGCGCCGGATCCTGGCCGCCCTCGAGGAGCATCGCAAGGAAGGGTTCGACAACAAGACCTACGTGCCGAACCAGTACATCCTCGAGATCGCCGTCAACGACGAGGAGGAGAAAGAGTACCTGCTCTCCTTCCTTGATCGCGACGAGCTCGAGGCGGCCATCCGCCGTTACTGCCAGCAGAACAACTACCACATTCGTGGCACGCTCGACTTCACGGTGAAGGAGGTCGAGAGCGCGCCCGGCGCCCCGCGCCGCGAGAAGGTGCGCGTGCGCTGCCGCTACACCCCGCGCGGCGCCGCCCCCGCGCCGTCTCCGCCGCCGTCTTCCCCGCCCCGCGAGGAGCCCGAGGAGCTTCGGACGGTGTACGAGGCCGCTCGCCCCGACGAGCGCGACGCCGGGACCGTTCCGGCGGTCGCCGCCGCGCGCCTCGTGGTGCAGCCAGCCGGCAAACCCTCGTTCGAGGTGGCTGTCAACGCCGCCGTCACGCTCGTGGGGCGCTCGGCGCGGGCGGGCAACGACGTCGTGCTTGTCGAGGACGGCATGGTCTCGCGGCGGCATGCGCGGATCGAGATGGACGCGGACGGAGAGTTCACCGTCTACGATCTGGACACGACGAACGGGACCTGGGTGAACGGGCGCCGGGTGACCAACCGCACGCTGCGCGACGGCGACGAGATCGCGGTTGGCGGCACTCGCATCCTCTTTCACAGGCTCGTGGACGCCGACGCCAACCGGCCCTCCCGTGCGCGGCAGGCCGTGGAGCGCGGTGCCGCGCCCAGACTCGTCCTGACCGATGGCGTTGAGGACGTGGACGACTACCTGCTTGGCAGCGAGACGGTCATCGGCCGGGCCATCACGAACGACATCGTGCTCTCCGACCGAACGGTCGCGACGCGGCACGCGCGTGTGGTGCGCGGCCGTCCGTCAACGCTTGAGGCGCTCGACGCGGAGCACGAGACGTGTCTGAACGGCGAGCAAGTCGTCCCCGGCCCTCCCGTTCCGTTGCGCGCCGGCGACCGCCTCACGCTCGGCTCGCTCGCGCTCCGGTACGAGGAGCCGGCAGGATGA
- a CDS encoding TlpA family protein disulfide reductase, whose translation MANPHSAGQPMIDFRLPATDGSMRDSAEARRRGPLLLVFWKRTCSVCRYTFPFIERLHSFYGPRGLQVWGIAQESAGDAAVFANETGVTFPQLLDASLEVTEQYDLAAVPAVYLAESSGQLLHGSAGFSRDGLNDIATEVARLLRAPDHPAVQEEDAAPARKPG comes from the coding sequence ATGGCGAACCCGCACAGCGCAGGCCAGCCGATGATCGACTTCCGGCTGCCCGCCACCGACGGCTCCATGCGCGACTCGGCCGAGGCGCGCCGCCGTGGGCCGCTCCTCTTGGTGTTCTGGAAGCGAACGTGCAGCGTGTGCCGGTACACGTTCCCGTTCATCGAGCGGCTCCACTCCTTCTACGGCCCCAGGGGGCTTCAGGTTTGGGGTATCGCGCAGGAGTCCGCGGGGGACGCCGCCGTCTTCGCCAACGAGACCGGCGTCACTTTCCCGCAACTCCTGGACGCCAGCCTCGAGGTCACCGAGCAGTACGACCTCGCCGCCGTGCCGGCCGTTTATCTAGCGGAGTCGTCAGGGCAACTCCTCCACGGCAGCGCCGGCTTCAGCAGGGACGGCCTGAACGACATCGCCACCGAGGTCGCGCGGCTCCTGCGCGCTCCCGATCACCCCGCCGTGCAGGAGGAGGACGCGGCCCCGGCGCGGAAACCCGGCTGA
- a CDS encoding sensor domain-containing diguanylate cyclase — protein sequence MNPRPPGIDGPPGSAAQRVVRVAVHAAAWAVLVLGAPAVLAVPPGALAAFFALVLAARLAPVAVPRDRPIRFAPAAVFACSVIANGPAAGWIGLAACAVDAQLRHRGRAALLGAPTYALAAAASWGLFRAMLGAQGLPLRPGLWHVLAMVAAAAAFCAVQGAVALAVAPRRARVREALRREPVSAQAVSFTAAMGVALVSPALGPLTVPALAVLGAICGGAVRMTVESGLLARQLRAVERLAAAAQSGTQADGPLAQFLALTREVVPYDRGYLLLPDDETGCLEARFAFPCDEAVTRVFEVAPEDMAALVLRRGQPMVVADTGRDPRTARFPPGESLLFCPLLVQGKAVGLAQFVRSAAAPFHRSDSHRISPLLAQAAVASEGVHVRQMMRHFENMATTDGLTGLLNHRRLQEVLRLEVERAVRYRRSLSILMLDVDAFKAFNDTYGHPQGDVLLKAIARILRTGVRSVDHVGRYGGEEFLAILPETSRGDAAILAERIRCRVADEGFATGDGRRVRKTISIGLSAYPENAASATELVQAADAALYRAKRSGKNRVLTA from the coding sequence TTGAACCCACGCCCCCCCGGTATAGACGGACCACCGGGCTCCGCCGCTCAGCGTGTCGTTCGGGTCGCCGTGCACGCTGCCGCGTGGGCGGTCCTGGTCCTCGGCGCCCCCGCCGTGCTGGCTGTGCCGCCCGGCGCCCTTGCCGCCTTCTTCGCCCTCGTGCTCGCCGCGCGCCTGGCGCCGGTCGCTGTTCCACGTGACCGGCCGATCCGCTTCGCTCCCGCTGCCGTCTTTGCGTGCAGCGTGATCGCCAACGGCCCCGCGGCCGGCTGGATCGGTCTGGCGGCGTGCGCCGTCGACGCGCAACTTCGCCACCGAGGACGCGCCGCTCTCCTCGGCGCACCGACTTACGCGCTCGCCGCCGCCGCGTCGTGGGGGCTCTTTCGGGCCATGCTCGGCGCTCAAGGACTTCCGCTGCGCCCAGGCCTCTGGCACGTCCTGGCGATGGTGGCGGCCGCCGCTGCGTTCTGCGCGGTTCAGGGGGCGGTCGCGCTTGCCGTGGCCCCGAGGCGCGCGCGGGTGCGCGAGGCCCTCCGGCGCGAGCCGGTCTCCGCCCAGGCGGTGAGCTTCACGGCCGCGATGGGCGTCGCCCTCGTCTCCCCCGCGCTCGGCCCCCTGACGGTGCCGGCCCTCGCGGTGCTCGGCGCCATTTGCGGCGGAGCGGTCCGAATGACGGTCGAGAGCGGCCTGCTCGCCCGGCAACTGAGGGCCGTGGAGCGGCTCGCGGCGGCCGCGCAGAGCGGAACGCAGGCCGACGGACCACTTGCCCAGTTCCTTGCGCTCACGCGCGAGGTCGTGCCATACGACCGTGGCTACCTGCTCCTGCCCGACGACGAAACGGGATGCCTGGAGGCCCGGTTTGCCTTCCCTTGCGACGAGGCGGTCACGCGAGTGTTCGAGGTTGCGCCGGAAGACATGGCCGCCCTCGTGCTGCGGAGGGGCCAGCCCATGGTCGTGGCCGACACCGGCCGCGATCCCCGGACGGCGCGGTTCCCCCCGGGCGAGTCCCTGCTGTTTTGCCCGCTACTCGTGCAGGGCAAGGCAGTGGGGCTCGCGCAGTTCGTGCGCAGCGCCGCCGCGCCGTTTCATCGATCGGACTCGCACCGCATCTCGCCGCTCCTCGCGCAGGCTGCCGTCGCCTCCGAGGGCGTCCACGTGCGCCAGATGATGCGCCATTTCGAGAACATGGCCACCACCGACGGGCTGACGGGCCTTCTCAACCACCGGCGCCTTCAGGAGGTCCTGCGCCTCGAGGTTGAGCGCGCCGTGCGCTATCGCCGCAGCCTGTCCATACTGATGCTGGACGTGGACGCGTTCAAGGCCTTCAACGACACGTACGGGCATCCCCAGGGGGATGTGCTGCTGAAAGCCATCGCGCGCATCCTGCGCACCGGAGTGCGCTCCGTCGACCATGTGGGGCGCTACGGCGGCGAGGAGTTCCTCGCCATCCTGCCGGAGACGAGCCGCGGTGATGCGGCGATCCTGGCCGAGCGGATCCGGTGCCGCGTGGCCGATGAGGGCTTCGCCACCGGCGACGGCCGCCGCGTGCGCAAGACGATCAGCATCGGGCTCTCGGCCTACCCCGAGAACGCCGCGAGCGCGACCGAGCTCGTGCAGGCCGCGGACGCCGCTCTCTACCGTGCCAAGCGCTCCGGCAAGAACCGCGTCCTAACTGCCTGA
- a CDS encoding amidohydrolase family protein: MVLDTAYRGVPGEIRDAVQQTPFVDTHEHLVEEERRTRWEPSPLVPSSDWALLLSHYIDSDLLVAGMPPEHRARLLADGPSPREKWDLVAPWWPSVRGTGYGLCVRAAVRRLYGIDDLSADTVDELAQRFREAVRPGYYERVLREAARIESCQVNSLESTFVRSRQPSLLMQDVSILNLGDPGQWRAHAEAADIAVRDLCDYHRVLDWWFETCGRYAVAVKSQAAYGRRLDFADVPAERVAGAFARVVDGLPLGADEGKALEDHLFCECVRRATAIDLPVKLHTGYYAGQNGMPLERVRHNPSDAAELMRRSPDTRWVLMHIGYPYQDEMIALAKHWSGAYIDMCWAWIINPAAGARFLRELLVCAPANKVLTFGGDFIPVELVAGHAEVARHGLAGALGGLVADGYLSLSDALDLVEPLMRGNARALFRLDAKERALAVAPWAT, translated from the coding sequence ATGGTGCTCGACACCGCCTACCGCGGCGTGCCCGGCGAGATCCGGGACGCCGTGCAACAGACGCCGTTCGTGGACACGCACGAGCACCTCGTGGAGGAGGAGCGCCGCACGCGGTGGGAGCCCTCGCCGCTCGTGCCCTCTAGCGACTGGGCACTGCTCCTCAGCCACTACATCGACTCGGATCTCCTCGTCGCGGGCATGCCGCCCGAGCACCGCGCGCGCCTGCTTGCCGACGGCCCCTCACCGCGCGAGAAGTGGGACCTGGTGGCTCCCTGGTGGCCCTCCGTGCGCGGAACCGGCTACGGCCTTTGCGTGCGCGCCGCCGTCAGGCGCCTGTACGGCATCGACGACCTCTCCGCCGACACGGTGGACGAGCTCGCGCAGCGGTTCCGCGAGGCGGTGCGGCCGGGCTACTATGAGCGTGTGCTCCGGGAGGCTGCGCGAATCGAGAGCTGCCAGGTGAACTCGCTGGAGAGCACCTTCGTCCGTTCGCGCCAGCCATCGCTGCTCATGCAGGATGTCTCCATTCTGAACCTTGGCGATCCCGGTCAGTGGCGGGCGCACGCTGAGGCGGCCGACATCGCGGTGCGCGACCTGTGCGACTACCACCGGGTGCTCGACTGGTGGTTCGAGACCTGCGGGCGGTACGCGGTCGCTGTGAAGAGCCAGGCGGCCTACGGCCGGCGACTCGACTTCGCCGACGTGCCGGCGGAGCGCGTGGCGGGCGCTTTCGCCCGCGTCGTCGACGGCCTGCCGCTCGGCGCCGACGAGGGCAAGGCGCTGGAGGATCACCTGTTCTGCGAGTGCGTGCGGCGCGCAACCGCGATCGACCTGCCCGTCAAGCTCCACACCGGGTACTACGCCGGCCAGAACGGCATGCCGCTCGAGCGGGTGCGGCACAACCCATCGGACGCGGCCGAGCTGATGCGCCGCTCGCCGGACACGCGATGGGTCCTGATGCATATCGGCTACCCTTACCAGGACGAGATGATCGCGCTCGCCAAGCACTGGTCAGGAGCGTACATCGATATGTGCTGGGCCTGGATCATCAACCCGGCGGCCGGGGCACGGTTCCTGCGCGAGCTTCTCGTGTGCGCCCCCGCCAACAAGGTGCTCACGTTCGGCGGCGACTTCATCCCTGTGGAGCTCGTGGCCGGCCACGCCGAGGTGGCTCGCCACGGCCTCGCCGGCGCGCTGGGCGGTCTGGTGGCCGATGGGTATCTCAGCCTGTCCGACGCGCTGGACCTGGTGGAGCCGCTGATGCGGGGAAACGCGCGCGCCCTGTTCCGGCTCGACGCGAAGGAACGGGCGCTCGCCGTCGCACCGTGGGCAACTTAG
- a CDS encoding Stp1/IreP family PP2C-type Ser/Thr phosphatase has product MTEIRCGSLTDVGRVRKENQDSATVLGPQALGGPIEALLVVADGMGGHRGGGIASRIAVETVLDTMRSSLPAGSGPEMLEELADALSRALKAANSAVWREGVERPDLRGMGTTCVAAALCRGAAVVGNVGDSRIYLLRDRALTQLSQDHSLVQEYVRAGEMSAAQARQSRFRNVITRAIGIRHDVEPDVEVVELREGDTLLLCTDGLTNMVSDREIARLLAVDADVDATCRLLVDAALQAGGDDNVTVALARSGAFVAYEHLAPRGPSSDGLAEEDEGYETDLDLAISAPSRAAAGQGGRWAVAMLVCMVVALGGALAWYAARYYALAAAPRPHAAAGPLAPARDFGALTYEAPVLLLAKPVRGAMLACDPAGNAFVVTLTGKTLRVDPNGAASQPIPAPLPPEQPAAEAYLAADGQGYLYVSVRAERCILRYDASGTRRGVIGAGQLTRPEAVAVDGEGNVLVVDGNRLKVLKARTPRAGFGGGLDGTG; this is encoded by the coding sequence GTGACGGAGATTCGCTGCGGCTCGTTGACCGACGTCGGCCGCGTGCGCAAGGAGAACCAGGACAGCGCGACGGTGCTGGGTCCGCAGGCCCTCGGCGGTCCGATCGAGGCGCTCCTGGTGGTCGCGGACGGCATGGGCGGCCACAGGGGAGGCGGCATCGCCAGTCGCATCGCGGTCGAGACCGTGCTGGACACGATGCGCTCCTCGCTTCCGGCCGGCTCGGGACCCGAGATGCTTGAGGAGTTGGCGGACGCGCTCTCCAGGGCGCTGAAGGCGGCGAACTCGGCTGTATGGCGCGAGGGCGTGGAGCGGCCGGATTTGCGGGGCATGGGAACCACCTGCGTCGCGGCAGCGCTGTGCCGGGGGGCCGCCGTGGTCGGCAACGTGGGCGACAGCCGGATCTACCTGCTGCGCGACCGGGCGTTGACCCAGCTCAGCCAGGACCATTCGCTCGTTCAGGAGTATGTTCGGGCCGGCGAGATGAGCGCCGCGCAGGCGCGCCAGAGCCGCTTTCGCAACGTGATTACGCGCGCCATCGGCATCCGGCACGACGTGGAGCCCGACGTGGAGGTCGTCGAGTTGCGCGAGGGCGATACGCTTCTTCTGTGCACGGACGGCCTTACCAACATGGTGTCCGACCGCGAGATCGCCCGCCTGCTGGCGGTGGACGCCGACGTTGATGCTACCTGTCGGCTGCTCGTGGACGCCGCCCTGCAGGCCGGTGGCGACGACAACGTGACCGTCGCCCTCGCGCGGAGCGGCGCCTTCGTCGCCTACGAGCATCTAGCGCCGCGGGGGCCATCGTCGGACGGTCTGGCCGAGGAGGACGAGGGCTACGAAACCGACCTTGACCTGGCGATCTCGGCGCCGTCGCGCGCCGCTGCCGGACAGGGTGGGCGATGGGCCGTTGCAATGCTAGTGTGCATGGTGGTCGCGCTCGGTGGCGCCCTCGCCTGGTACGCGGCACGTTACTATGCGCTGGCGGCCGCGCCCCGGCCGCACGCCGCCGCCGGGCCGCTGGCCCCGGCCCGTGACTTCGGCGCGCTCACCTACGAGGCGCCGGTCCTGTTGCTCGCCAAGCCGGTTCGCGGAGCCATGCTCGCCTGCGATCCCGCCGGCAATGCCTTCGTCGTCACGCTGACGGGCAAAACGCTGCGCGTGGACCCGAACGGCGCAGCGAGCCAGCCGATCCCCGCGCCGCTGCCTCCGGAGCAGCCGGCTGCCGAGGCCTACCTCGCCGCGGACGGCCAGGGCTATCTGTACGTGTCGGTGCGCGCGGAGCGCTGCATTCTGCGCTACGACGCGTCGGGAACGCGCCGGGGCGTGATCGGCGCCGGCCAGCTCACGCGGCCGGAGGCGGTCGCGGTGGACGGAGAGGGCAACGTGCTCGTGGTGGACGGCAACCGGCTGAAGGTCCTGAAGGCGCGGACCCCCCGGGCGGGCTTCGGGGGAGGCCTGGATGGCACTGGGTAG